One Mycolicibacterium crocinum DNA window includes the following coding sequences:
- a CDS encoding ATP-binding protein, giving the protein MTDGESQGGAHQRGDSAVELRVAARLENLAVLRTVVGAVGTFEDLDFDAVADLRLAVDEACTRLIRSASPEATLVVVVDAHDDVVVVEASTTCDTYDVVTPGSFSWHVLSSLTDDVQTFHNGHESSGDGQVFGITLTTRRAGSGQ; this is encoded by the coding sequence ATGACGGATGGCGAAAGCCAAGGCGGCGCGCACCAGCGAGGGGACAGCGCCGTCGAACTGAGGGTTGCTGCCAGGTTGGAGAACCTGGCCGTACTGCGCACCGTGGTCGGCGCGGTCGGCACGTTCGAAGACCTGGATTTCGACGCCGTCGCGGACTTGCGGCTGGCGGTCGACGAGGCCTGCACCCGCCTGATCCGCTCGGCGTCGCCGGAAGCGACGCTGGTGGTGGTCGTCGATGCACACGACGACGTGGTCGTGGTCGAGGCGTCGACGACGTGCGACACCTACGACGTGGTCACCCCCGGCAGCTTCAGCTGGCATGTGCTGAGCTCGCTGACCGACGATGTGCAGACATTCCACAACGGTCACGAGTCCAGTGGCGACGGGCAGGTCTTCGGCATCACTCTGACCACGAGGCGGGCGGGCTCCGGGCAGTGA
- a CDS encoding RNA polymerase sigma factor SigF, whose translation MFRELAKLDADSPQFQRQRDRIVERCLPLADHIARRFDGRGEPRDDLVQVARVGLVNAVIRYDVETGSDFVSFAVPTIMGEVRRHFRDNSWSVKVPRRLKELHLRLGAATSELSQRLGRAPTASELAVELGMEREEVIEGLVAGSSYNTLSIDSGGSGSDEDAPAIMDTLGDVDLSLDQIENREALRPLLAALPERERTVLLLRFFESLTQTQIAERVGISQMHVSRLLAKSLTRLRDQLQ comes from the coding sequence ATGTTCCGGGAGCTGGCGAAACTGGATGCCGATTCGCCGCAGTTCCAGCGACAGCGTGACCGCATCGTCGAACGGTGCCTGCCGCTGGCCGATCACATCGCCCGCCGTTTCGACGGTCGCGGCGAACCTCGCGACGATCTGGTGCAGGTGGCCCGCGTCGGATTGGTCAATGCGGTCATCCGCTACGACGTCGAGACCGGTTCGGATTTCGTCTCGTTCGCCGTGCCGACGATCATGGGTGAGGTCCGGCGACACTTCCGTGACAACAGCTGGTCGGTCAAGGTCCCGCGCCGGCTCAAGGAACTGCACCTGCGCCTTGGTGCAGCGACCTCGGAGCTGTCACAGCGGCTGGGACGCGCGCCGACCGCCTCCGAACTCGCCGTCGAGCTCGGCATGGAGCGCGAAGAGGTCATCGAGGGTCTGGTCGCGGGCAGTTCGTACAACACCCTGTCGATCGACAGTGGTGGCAGCGGCAGCGACGAAGACGCGCCGGCGATCATGGACACCCTGGGTGATGTCGACTTGAGCCTGGATCAGATCGAGAACCGCGAGGCGTTGCGCCCGCTGCTGGCCGCACTGCCAGAGCGGGAACGCACCGTCTTGCTGCTGCGGTTCTTCGAGTCGCTCACCCAGACTCAGATCGCCGAGCGCGTCGGCATCTCACAGATGCACGTGTCGCGGCTGCTCGCGAAGTCGCTAACTCGGCTCCGGGACCAGCTGCAGTAG
- a CDS encoding STAS domain-containing protein yields MSHSVDCHTARFTTIWPDDTVGIITVQGELDASNAVAFADHVDECAGTGSHLVLDLSPLAFFGTAGFSALHTINVRCANASARWVMVTGDAVARLLRVCDPDHTLPVAESVREAIEMLDGEPRRLLQLVPEPS; encoded by the coding sequence GTGTCGCATTCTGTCGATTGCCACACCGCTCGCTTCACTACTATTTGGCCCGACGACACCGTCGGGATCATCACGGTCCAGGGCGAGCTCGACGCGTCCAACGCCGTCGCGTTCGCCGACCATGTCGACGAGTGCGCCGGCACCGGCAGCCATCTGGTCCTGGACCTCAGCCCGCTCGCGTTCTTCGGAACCGCCGGATTCTCGGCGCTGCACACCATCAACGTCCGCTGCGCCAACGCGTCGGCACGATGGGTGATGGTGACCGGCGACGCGGTGGCGCGGCTGCTGCGGGTCTGCGATCCGGACCACACCCTGCCGGTCGCCGAGTCGGTCCGGGAAGCCATCGAGATGCTCGACGGCGAACCCCGCCGGCTACTGCAGCTGGTCCCGGAGCCGAGTTAG
- a CDS encoding nucleotidyltransferase family protein yields MSKSSVTAGVLLAAGAGTRYGMPKVLAAHGAWLRSAVAALAGGGCADVVVVLGAAIVDVPAPARAVIADDWRQGMGISLHTGLAAISHADFCVILTVDTPDIGADVVARVLAAARSSQSGIARATYDGRPGHPVVIARRHWPALDESLHGDEGARRFLAARTDVVAVDCADLATGRDVDTATPSD; encoded by the coding sequence ATGTCGAAGTCCTCTGTGACGGCCGGCGTGCTGTTGGCCGCCGGGGCGGGCACCCGCTACGGCATGCCGAAAGTTCTTGCCGCCCACGGTGCTTGGCTGCGATCCGCGGTGGCGGCCCTGGCCGGCGGGGGTTGTGCCGACGTGGTGGTGGTGCTGGGCGCTGCGATCGTCGACGTCCCGGCACCAGCCCGGGCGGTGATCGCCGATGACTGGCGGCAGGGCATGGGAATTTCCCTGCACACCGGATTGGCCGCAATTTCGCATGCTGACTTTTGTGTGATACTCACCGTCGACACCCCCGACATCGGCGCCGACGTCGTCGCTCGGGTGCTCGCGGCGGCGCGCTCGTCGCAGTCCGGAATCGCTCGCGCCACCTACGACGGGCGGCCCGGCCATCCGGTCGTGATAGCCCGCCGGCACTGGCCGGCCCTCGATGAGTCCCTGCACGGCGACGAGGGCGCGCGGCGGTTCCTGGCGGCCCGTACCGACGTGGTGGCCGTCGACTGCGCGGATCTGGCCACCGGCCGTGACGTCGATACCGCTACACCGTCAGATTGA
- a CDS encoding DUF1707 SHOCT-like domain-containing protein: MDRVSEDEGVRIGTAEREEAQALLSRQFSEGRLNPDEFSERSAAVAAAVTRADLAPIFADLPAKPGGDRTPDLVRARDWRAIVMALIPLVALGFTILVPHGWLAWLALPVLGMLLYGRR, from the coding sequence ATGGATCGTGTGAGTGAAGACGAGGGGGTCCGGATCGGCACCGCCGAACGGGAAGAGGCGCAGGCATTGCTCAGTCGGCAGTTCTCCGAGGGCCGGCTGAACCCGGATGAGTTCTCCGAACGCAGCGCTGCGGTCGCCGCCGCGGTGACCCGCGCCGACCTCGCGCCGATCTTCGCCGACCTGCCTGCCAAGCCCGGCGGGGACCGCACGCCGGACCTGGTTCGTGCCCGCGACTGGCGTGCGATCGTGATGGCGCTCATCCCGCTGGTCGCGCTGGGGTTCACCATTCTGGTGCCGCACGGCTGGCTGGCCTGGTTGGCGCTGCCGGTGCTCGGCATGCTGCTCTACGGTCGTCGCTGA
- a CDS encoding SDR family oxidoreductase, translating to MRITVFGATGQIGRQVVELLTGEGHDVVAASRQSGVDVLTSDGVADAVRDTHVLVDVLNSPSYEDEPVLEFFGTATRTLVAAARTAGVGHYVALSIVGVTRLPTSGYMRAKVAQETLIEASGLPYTIVRATQFIEFADMIVASLTDGDVVRVPDARIQPIAASEVAAHVARAAVGSPVGIVELGGPDTISFAELAEIVLARRGEQRTVVVDPDATYFGARVDDTSLVTGAGAVLGTIRLT from the coding sequence GTGCGAATCACCGTGTTTGGCGCCACCGGGCAGATCGGCCGACAGGTCGTCGAGTTACTCACCGGGGAGGGGCACGACGTGGTGGCGGCGTCGCGCCAGTCCGGCGTCGATGTGTTGACTTCAGACGGTGTCGCCGATGCGGTGCGCGACACCCACGTCCTCGTCGACGTGCTCAACTCGCCGTCCTACGAGGACGAGCCGGTGCTCGAGTTCTTCGGCACCGCCACCCGCACCCTCGTGGCGGCCGCCCGCACCGCCGGCGTCGGGCACTACGTCGCGCTGTCGATCGTCGGGGTCACCCGGCTACCCACGAGCGGCTATATGCGGGCCAAGGTGGCGCAGGAGACGTTGATCGAGGCGTCCGGGCTGCCGTACACGATCGTGCGGGCCACCCAGTTCATCGAGTTCGCCGACATGATCGTGGCCAGCCTGACCGACGGTGACGTGGTGCGGGTGCCCGACGCACGTATTCAGCCGATCGCAGCCAGCGAGGTCGCCGCCCACGTGGCTCGCGCCGCGGTGGGCTCACCGGTCGGAATCGTCGAACTCGGCGGCCCCGACACGATCAGTTTCGCCGAGCTGGCCGAGATCGTGCTGGCCCGTCGCGGTGAACAGCGCACCGTCGTCGTCGATCCGGACGCGACCTACTTCGGCGCCCGGGTCGACGACACCAGTCTGGTCACCGGTGCGGGCGCCGTACTGGGGACGATCCGGCTTACTTGA
- a CDS encoding acetyl/propionyl/methylcrotonyl-CoA carboxylase subunit alpha encodes MPSQTISKVLVANRGEIAVRVIRAARDAGLASVAVYAEPDADAPHVRLADEAFALGGQTSAESYLVFEKLLDAAAKSGANAIHPGYGFLSENADFAQAVLDAGLIWIGPSPQSIRDLGDKVTARHIAARAQAPLVPGTPDPVKDADEVVAFAKEYGVPVAIKAAFGGGGRGMKVARTIEEIPELFESATREAIAAFGRGECFVERYLDKPRHVEAQVIADTHGNVVVAGTRDCSLQRRFQKLVEEAPAPFLTDAQRKEIHESAKRICKEAGYYGAGTVEYLVGQDGLISFLEVNTRLQVEHPVTEETAGIDLVLQQFKIANGEKLDITEDPTPRGHAIEFRINGEDAGRGFLPAPGPVTRYDIPTGPGVRLDSGVEAGSVIGGQFDSMLSKLIVYGATREEALARSRRALDEFHVEGLATVIPFHRAVVSDPAFIGDGDSFSVHTRWIETEWDNTIEPFTGGGQVDEEEPQQRQKVVVEVGGRRVEVSLPGDLALGNGGGHAESGAIRKKPKARKRGSQAGAAASGDAVTAPMQGTVVKVAVEEGQTVAAGDLVVVLEAMKMENPVTAHKDGVITGLAVEPGAAITQGTVLAEIK; translated from the coding sequence GTGCCCAGTCAGACCATCTCCAAAGTCCTCGTCGCCAACCGCGGTGAAATCGCGGTCCGGGTGATCCGGGCGGCCCGGGATGCAGGACTGGCCAGCGTGGCGGTCTACGCCGAACCCGACGCCGACGCACCGCACGTCCGGCTGGCTGACGAGGCGTTCGCCCTCGGCGGGCAGACCTCGGCGGAGTCCTACCTCGTGTTCGAGAAGCTGCTCGACGCTGCGGCCAAGTCCGGCGCCAACGCCATCCATCCCGGCTACGGCTTCCTGAGTGAGAACGCCGACTTCGCCCAGGCCGTCCTGGACGCCGGATTGATCTGGATCGGGCCCAGCCCGCAGTCCATCCGCGACCTCGGTGACAAGGTCACCGCCCGCCACATCGCCGCGCGCGCCCAGGCGCCGCTGGTGCCCGGCACCCCCGACCCGGTCAAAGACGCCGACGAGGTGGTGGCCTTCGCCAAGGAGTACGGCGTGCCGGTGGCGATCAAGGCCGCCTTCGGTGGCGGCGGCCGCGGCATGAAGGTCGCCCGCACGATCGAAGAGATCCCCGAGCTGTTCGAGTCGGCCACCCGTGAGGCGATCGCGGCGTTCGGCCGCGGTGAGTGCTTCGTCGAGCGCTACCTGGACAAGCCGCGCCACGTCGAGGCTCAGGTCATCGCCGACACCCACGGCAACGTGGTGGTCGCCGGCACCCGGGATTGCTCGCTGCAGCGCCGCTTCCAGAAGCTGGTGGAAGAAGCGCCCGCGCCCTTCCTGACCGACGCGCAGCGCAAGGAGATCCACGAGTCGGCCAAGCGCATCTGCAAGGAAGCCGGCTACTACGGCGCGGGAACCGTCGAGTACCTGGTCGGCCAGGACGGGCTGATCTCCTTCCTCGAGGTCAACACCCGCCTGCAGGTGGAACACCCGGTCACCGAGGAGACCGCCGGCATCGACCTGGTGCTGCAGCAGTTCAAGATCGCCAACGGCGAGAAGCTCGACATCACCGAGGACCCGACTCCCCGCGGTCACGCGATCGAGTTCCGGATCAACGGCGAGGACGCCGGCCGTGGCTTCCTGCCCGCGCCGGGCCCGGTCACCCGCTACGACATCCCCACCGGCCCCGGTGTCCGGCTGGACTCCGGCGTGGAGGCCGGCTCGGTGATCGGCGGTCAGTTCGACTCGATGCTGTCCAAGCTGATCGTGTACGGCGCCACCCGTGAGGAGGCGCTGGCCCGCTCCCGTCGCGCGCTCGACGAGTTCCACGTCGAAGGCCTGGCGACGGTCATCCCGTTCCACCGCGCCGTGGTCAGCGACCCGGCCTTCATCGGTGACGGTGACAGCTTCTCGGTGCACACCCGCTGGATCGAGACCGAGTGGGACAACACCATCGAGCCGTTCACCGGCGGTGGTCAGGTCGACGAAGAAGAGCCCCAGCAGCGCCAGAAGGTGGTCGTGGAGGTCGGCGGCCGTCGGGTCGAGGTCTCGCTGCCCGGAGACCTGGCGTTGGGCAATGGCGGCGGCCACGCCGAGTCCGGCGCGATCCGCAAGAAGCCGAAGGCTCGCAAGCGTGGCTCGCAGGCCGGTGCTGCCGCCTCGGGTGACGCGGTGACCGCGCCGATGCAGGGCACCGTGGTGAAGGTCGCCGTCGAAGAAGGTCAGACCGTGGCCGCAGGTGATCTCGTCGTGGTGCTCGAGGCAATGAAGATGGAGAACCCGGTGACCGCGCACAAGGACGGTGTGATCACCGGCCTCGCCGTCGAGCCGGGCGCCGCGATTACCCAGGGCACCGTCCTGGCGGAGATCAAGTAA
- a CDS encoding SufE family protein, which translates to MSMPSALAEVVSDFADVQGQDKLKLLLEFADDLPELPVDLEEAAMEPVPECQSPLFLHVDASDTEHVRLFFSAPAEAPTTRGFASILAAGLDGQPKADILAVPDDFYSELGLAALISPLRLRGMSAMLARIKRRLRDAA; encoded by the coding sequence ATGAGCATGCCCAGTGCGCTCGCCGAGGTCGTGTCCGACTTCGCCGACGTGCAGGGCCAGGACAAGCTCAAGCTGCTGCTGGAGTTCGCCGACGACCTCCCGGAGCTGCCCGTCGACCTCGAGGAGGCGGCGATGGAACCGGTGCCCGAATGCCAGTCGCCGCTGTTCCTGCATGTCGACGCCTCCGACACCGAGCACGTGCGGCTGTTCTTCAGCGCACCCGCCGAGGCGCCGACCACCCGGGGTTTCGCCTCGATCCTGGCGGCCGGACTCGACGGCCAGCCGAAGGCGGACATCCTGGCGGTGCCCGACGACTTCTACTCTGAGCTGGGCCTGGCAGCGCTGATCAGCCCGCTGCGGCTGCGCGGCATGTCGGCGATGCTGGCCAGGATCAAACGGCGTCTGCGGGACGCGGCCTAG
- a CDS encoding sulfurtransferase: MPLPADPSPTLKDYAHPERLVTADWLSAHLGTPGLAIVESDEDVLLYDIGHIPGAVKIDWHTDLNDQQVRDYVSGAQFAELMNRKGISRDDTVVIYGDKSNWWAAYALWVFTLFGHQDVRLLNGGRDLWISDGRDTTLDVPTKSGSGYPVVERNDAAIRAYKDDVLASLGHSTLIDVRSPQEYTGERTHMPDYPEEGALRGGHIPTAVSVPWAKAADDSGRFRSRAELEEVYSFVEPGDDIIAYCRIGERSSHTWFVLTYLLGIPGVRNYDGSWTEWGNTVRVPILAGDKPGSVPGSA; the protein is encoded by the coding sequence GTGCCGCTTCCCGCAGATCCCAGCCCCACCCTGAAGGACTACGCCCATCCGGAGCGCTTGGTCACCGCCGACTGGCTGTCGGCGCACCTCGGCACGCCCGGGCTGGCCATCGTGGAGTCCGACGAAGACGTGTTGCTCTACGACATCGGCCACATCCCCGGTGCGGTCAAGATCGACTGGCACACCGACCTCAACGACCAGCAGGTGCGCGACTACGTCAGCGGTGCGCAGTTCGCCGAGTTGATGAACCGCAAAGGCATCTCACGCGACGACACCGTCGTCATCTACGGCGACAAGAGCAACTGGTGGGCCGCCTACGCGCTGTGGGTGTTCACCCTCTTCGGCCACCAGGACGTCCGGCTGCTCAACGGCGGGCGCGACCTGTGGATCTCCGACGGCCGCGACACCACCCTCGATGTGCCGACCAAGTCCGGTTCCGGCTACCCGGTGGTCGAGCGCAATGACGCAGCGATTCGGGCTTACAAGGACGATGTGCTTGCCTCTCTGGGGCATTCGACGCTGATCGACGTGCGCTCACCGCAGGAGTACACCGGCGAACGCACCCATATGCCGGACTATCCGGAGGAGGGTGCGCTGCGCGGCGGCCACATCCCCACCGCGGTGTCGGTGCCGTGGGCCAAGGCCGCCGATGACAGCGGCCGGTTCCGCAGCCGAGCCGAACTCGAAGAGGTCTACTCCTTCGTCGAGCCCGGCGACGACATCATCGCCTACTGCCGCATCGGTGAGCGCTCCAGCCACACCTGGTTCGTTCTCACCTACCTGTTGGGCATCCCTGGCGTCCGGAACTACGACGGTTCCTGGACCGAGTGGGGCAACACCGTGCGGGTGCCGATCCTGGCCGGCGACAAACCAGGATCCGTACCGGGATCGGCATGA